One window from the genome of Planktothrix serta PCC 8927 encodes:
- a CDS encoding Mov34/MPN/PAD-1 family protein, which yields MPTLTISSEQIQAIYTHAEQTYPQECCGLLMGKINENHDKIVEEIISTENAWNSETAKTFEEVETPNKPVTSERRFTISPQQMIQAQKQGRDRNLVIIGIYHSHPDHPAIPSEFDRVCAWSDYSYIIVAVQTGKATDLQNWSLDEYQQFQVEELIRY from the coding sequence ATGCCTACATTAACAATATCTTCAGAACAGATTCAAGCAATTTATACCCATGCAGAACAAACCTATCCCCAGGAATGTTGCGGCTTATTAATGGGTAAAATTAACGAAAATCATGATAAAATTGTAGAGGAGATTATTTCTACTGAAAATGCTTGGAATTCGGAAACCGCTAAAACCTTTGAGGAAGTAGAAACCCCGAATAAACCCGTCACCTCTGAACGTCGGTTTACGATTTCTCCTCAACAAATGATTCAAGCCCAAAAACAAGGACGCGATCGCAATCTTGTTATTATAGGGATCTATCATTCCCATCCTGATCATCCAGCTATTCCCTCAGAATTTGATCGAGTTTGTGCTTGGTCAGATTATTCTTATATTATTGTTGCCGTCCAAACAGGAAAAGCAACCGACCTGCAAAACTGGAGCTTAGATGAGTATCAACAGTTTCAAGTTGAAGAATTAATAAGATATTAA